A segment of the Lycium ferocissimum isolate CSIRO_LF1 chromosome 10, AGI_CSIRO_Lferr_CH_V1, whole genome shotgun sequence genome:
ccCCGAGTAAGGACAgtcgtgcaaattgcccctaATTATACTACTGAAGGTAACATGTGGGCCTTTGTTATCAAGTCCAACCAGTTCTTTTCTATAGGCCTAATGGATGATGTACAACCAATGGGCTTTAGCCCCTAGCGAAGTGTCATTACTGATTTTCTCATCAAATAGCCCTTTTTCGAGGGGGAAAATGACACTGTGTGTCCACTTAACCAAACTAATCCCACATTTGACCACTGTTTGGGGTTAATCCCACTAGGTGTCCAGTCTGCTCAAATTAATGCTAAAAAATGGCcggtcggcccaaaataatgtcAAGGCTGGCCGGCCGGCCCAACAACCCAggcgcttaaaaaaaaaaaaaagactttttagtcgccacaaaaacGTCGCCACTAAATGGCTGCtacagcatatatacatatgttggaattatatatacactttatatacaagaattatacagtttatatacatatactggaATTAAccatacatttattatacataaattatacgttaattatacatttattatacaataatgatatgatatttattttttaacatatacaatagtgatacatattatataccacaatgatatggtttctataatacattttttatacgtatggtacactttctataccagactgatacagtttatatacacatgctgcaattatatatacactttctatacaaaaaatgatacatattatatacaaaaatgatactattTTTTATTCTATACAGGGCAGTTGCACTGTGCtgatacacaaatgatacatattatatacaaaaatgatacataccttagtgattcatattttatacgctTTATACATTACGTATaggtactgatacatattttatacacaaatgacacatattatatataaaaatcgcctcaaacatttttgtgtttgagtttttatttgaaaattatcttatttaagTTTTGTAATGGATGGGATTAGTGTAGTGGGTATAATTTGAGTTTAGAAGAATTGTGGCCAGCAGGTGGCATTAGTTTCACCCGACCGGCCAATTACGTCCTTTCCCCTTTTTGAGGCTGCTGTTTACTAGTATATTTTgtcttttgaaaagtttttaaaatgtCTATGACTTACAAttggaagaatgaaaagaattagtGCTACCAGTTCCAGACAAAGTTTaatcataaatttttttttttttttttaataaatctttcaatttcttCTACAATGGTTTGAAGTATCCAGTGAACCTTTGAACCCTACCGGACAACACTAGTGGCCAGTTTCGTGTAATATTATCTATTAGTAGTTCAGTTTCTTCTACAATTTTAGATCATTAGTCAAGTACAACATTGATTTGAATTTTACGTGTAGTAGTTTGAACTTCAGGCCATCAGTTGCAACAATTTTTATATGGAAATACTTAATTGGTCTGAAGTTCAAATTACTTCACCTAAATTTCAGAACAATGATGCCATTGAACTTCAGTCAATTGGCCTGAAGTTCAATCCAATAGTTGTATTTCTCAATCCAATAGTTGTATTTCTAATACTCTATCCGAAAGTTATCagtatttctcaaattttttccTATCTAATGGAATGCTATCGGATCAAATGACAAAAAACATTGtccattttatttcattcaacCGCCACAagatcaacaattccataagctTGGACTAACATTCAGATGCAAAGGTTCGTaaataatgtacaaaatacaaaGATTTGACTCAAAAAGAGGGCATTCATTAAAGAGGGCGGCCTTTATACCAACACCTTTCTTAGGATGTTGTTTAATGTTTATGGAAAATCCATCTATTTTGCACtctttaaatataaatatatatatatatatatatatatatatatatatatttatgtagaTTCCTTGGATACAAAACTCATACAGACCTCAATATTCCCCTATTTACATTTCATTGTTAAATATCCTTCTCATAATACATTGTCCTTCATCTTCAAAACTTGATTATACAACCTAACACATGAAAATATACAACCGATATACAAACCTAAATAAGAGCTGAAAACGCATACAATCGCAACTAAGGTAGAAGCCCAGCCACAAGTTCAACTGAACCTAGTAGCTTTTGCTCAAACAATGTATTTATGttaagaaattcattaaatgtgtcCACATTAAATTTAGAACCCAATTATTATCACTTGAAGTTGTCTTTCTAAAATCCAGAACCCGTAAAGTGGAAATCCTGGCTCAGCTCAAGAATGTATTAGCTCTGGCACAAGCCTGCGGAAATATGAGAGATCATCCTCCGAGCAGGAAGTTCGTTCCTCCGCTAGTAGCCTCTTTTCCAACAATAACAAATGTTCTTTTCCTGCATGAACTATTTTCGAAAACTGAGAAACAGCTGAAGTAATCTCTTCAACAAAATCTACAATCACTCCCTCAACACCCATCATGTATTGCAAGTAAACCACTTCCTGCTCATTGCTGCAAGGGTATAAAATGTATTTGTTTAGTACACTATGCCCGTTCAAGGAAAATTAGACTAACATACAACGACAATCTCTTAAATTTGCCAAGAATTTCTTTTATATACTATGACACGTTAAATTGTACACCTGCACACATGATAAAATGTTCATATTAAACACTTTCGACTCATATTTCGAAAAAGGTTCTGTGTGTGCCTCAATCGGCACAGACCGTAGTTTGAgtatctaaatgaaatttattgaCAAGTTTAAGGGGTTATCGATGTATTCTGCCAAAAATTAAACTAATATACATACAGTACGGAGTGTAATAACTCTTTGGATTAAATGCAACAAGATGTGAAACTTACTTTAGCTGGCCATATGTCAAAAGGGAAAGATTGgactctttaatttttgctatcATTCTTGGATTTATTAAAATTGCTTTGACCTCTGAGACAATGCCTTGCAGGCCGCCTTCTAAGCACAACTTAATTGCCTCGTCCAATGAATTCCTTCTGATGTCGGAATAAATTTCAGATCCTCCATTCGTTAGGAAGAAAACCTGGATCATCATATACACGACACATTTCAAGAAATGATCAAACGATGTGTACATTCTATAATTtaacaaaagaaagggaaaaccGTGTCCACTCGTAAAGTCACAGAAGCGAACTCGTGCAATTAGGCTATCCTCTAGAAGATTGTTCATTCCTAGTTATGGAACTGCAGTTAAACATTCAATAATTTCATGAACCTAAACGGTCATAAATAGAGGCTGATGCCGCCTTATAGTACCTTGTTCATATGAATCCAGTACTTCCGACGCAAAGCATAAATTTATGCGTAAAACTTCATTAAGATTGCAACAATTAGTAGGTCTGAACTTTGAACGCAAAATATAATACGTTTAACACTAGGAACCTTAAAGATTGAACCGATAGAGTTTAAATTTTGGATCCGTCTTTAGTCATAAATCCATTTACTCACCGGATAGGTGGTCTGCTGCTTCCTGATCAATTGAGCTGCATCTGGTTGAAAGCTCGAGAATGTGATGCACCGACCTTTAGCGTGCTTGAACACTACCTGGCTCATAGTATGTCATCATAAAATGTTAGTACTAACAATTTTTGGTGTCAtaggaaaaagaagggaaaCTACTAATTGAATATAGATGCCTAGTAGTACAGAACTACCTGCAAAGCTGCTTGAATAACACGAACAAGTTCGTCTTCTCTATAATTTCTCTTGTCATCAAACTTAAACTCAATGTTAAATCCTACGGACTGAGTGACATTCTCGAACACATCTTGCAGCGTACAGAATCGATCGTCCTCTTCAACCTTCCATTCAAAGATTCTCCCATCTTTCGTTTTTCTGAATAAAGGTTTGTCCAcctattcacaaaaaaaaatatcagtaCAGTTTCGCAAATTTAAAACCATCTGAAACGCAAAGGGCGAATAATCCATTACGTTTGTTGAGGCATTCTGAGGTCCATATGAAAGGAACTCCTCCAAAGTGAGGTCTGTAACTCTTTTTTCGATCAATGTGCCCTGAAAAGTGATTGCAACGTTGATATCAAGAGTCAGGACATCCTTAAATTATCATATTCGAGCATGGCTATAATGGATTTTTTCGTAACTAACCTCTTCCTGTGTAAAAATGAAGATATCGTGGAA
Coding sequences within it:
- the LOC132032612 gene encoding glycerophosphodiester phosphodiesterase GDPD3-like isoform X3, producing the protein MKLCIKIILQVTSDGHPVIFHDIFIFTQEEGTLIEKRVTDLTLEEFLSYGPQNASTNVDKPLFRKTKDGRIFEWKVEEDDRFCTLQDVFENVTQSVGFNIEFKFDDKRNYREDELVRVIQAALQVVFKHAKGRCITFSSFQPDAAQLIRKQQTTYPVFFLTNGGSEIYSDIRRNSLDEAIKLCLEGGLQGIVSEVKAILINPRMIAKIKESNLSLLTYGQLNNEQEVVYLQYMMGVEGVIVDFVEEITSAVSQFSKIVHAGKEHLLLLEKRLLAEERTSCSEDDLSYFRRLVPELIHS
- the LOC132032612 gene encoding glycerophosphodiester phosphodiesterase GDPD3-like isoform X1, which translates into the protein MALKAVPVSQVPHIDQIHENVTFPLYNNNSTLLSNGDDDIEDRSTKFVVMGHRGSGTNMLQLSGDKRSKTIKENTLRSFNEAVKFNVDFIEFDVQVTSDGHPVIFHDIFIFTQEEGTLIEKRVTDLTLEEFLSYGPQNASTNVDKPLFRKTKDGRIFEWKVEEDDRFCTLQDVFENVTQSVGFNIEFKFDDKRNYREDELVRVIQAALQVVFKHAKGRCITFSSFQPDAAQLIRKQQTTYPVFFLTNGGSEIYSDIRRNSLDEAIKLCLEGGLQGIVSEVKAILINPRMIAKIKESNLSLLTYGQLNNEQEVVYLQYMMGVEGVIVDFVEEITSAVSQFSKIVHAGKEHLLLLEKRLLAEERTSCSEDDLSYFRRLVPELIHS
- the LOC132032612 gene encoding glycerophosphodiester phosphodiesterase GDPD3-like isoform X2; translation: MALKAVPVSQVPHIDQIHENVTFPLYNNNSTLLSNGDDDIEDRSTKFVVMGHRGSGTNMLQLSGDKRSKTIKENTLRSFNEAVKFNVDFIEFDVQVTSDGHPVIFHDIFIFTQEEGTLIEKRVTDLTLEEFLSYGPQNASTNVDKPLFRKTKDGRIFEWKVEEDDRFCTLQDVFENVTQSVGFNIEFKFDDKRNYREDELVRVIQAALQVVFKHAKGRCITFSSFQPDAAQLIRKQQTTYPVFFLTNGGSEIYSDIRRNSLDEAIKLCLEGGLQGIVSEVKAILINPRMIAKIKESNLSLLTYGQLK